Proteins co-encoded in one Desulfosalsimonas propionicica genomic window:
- a CDS encoding trans-sulfuration enzyme family protein, with amino-acid sequence MDDYNKNKIATRAVHSGEVRFNEYGSVTTPIVQTSTFIFRNVEEIRKLADGDMERFEYGRYGHPTQLAAERKLAALEEAEDAILFSSGMSAITTSLFMLLKAGDHLIITDDAYKRTLDFCKSYLGRYNIECTVVRMCDYEAMENAIQPNTKVFFSESPTNPYLNIMDLERLTEIFGKRDITVISDSTFATPFNQKPLEYGVHLVIHSATKYLAGHNDLLSGVLLGKKELTDPIREFLKITGGVIDPNSSYLLIRGLKTFPLRMERLNSNAQVVAEHLEANAKINRVYYPGLSSHPHHDVAKRQMKGFGAVVTFEVKDDAEYVLNFLSRLKILSIGPSLGGVESLITHPATISYYMHTPEERMELGIKDGLIRLAVGIEDPEDIVEDIDQALAGAE; translated from the coding sequence ATGGATGACTACAATAAAAACAAAATTGCCACCCGCGCGGTTCATTCCGGCGAGGTCCGGTTCAACGAATACGGGTCTGTGACCACACCCATAGTGCAGACCTCAACGTTTATCTTCAGAAACGTGGAAGAAATCCGGAAACTCGCAGACGGCGACATGGAACGCTTTGAATACGGCCGGTACGGACATCCCACCCAGCTTGCGGCCGAGCGCAAGCTGGCAGCTCTTGAGGAGGCCGAGGATGCCATTCTTTTTTCCTCGGGCATGAGCGCCATCACCACCTCCCTTTTCATGCTGCTCAAAGCCGGCGATCACCTGATCATAACCGATGACGCCTACAAGCGCACCCTGGACTTCTGCAAGTCCTATCTGGGGCGTTACAATATCGAGTGCACCGTAGTCCGGATGTGCGACTACGAGGCCATGGAAAACGCCATTCAACCCAACACCAAAGTGTTTTTCTCCGAGTCGCCCACCAACCCGTATTTAAACATCATGGACCTGGAACGGCTCACGGAAATCTTCGGCAAACGGGATATCACCGTGATCTCGGATTCCACCTTCGCCACACCGTTTAACCAAAAGCCCCTGGAATACGGTGTGCACCTGGTGATCCACAGCGCCACTAAGTACCTGGCCGGCCACAACGACCTGCTCTCCGGGGTTTTGCTCGGCAAAAAGGAACTCACCGATCCCATCCGGGAATTTCTCAAAATCACCGGCGGCGTGATCGACCCCAACTCATCGTATTTGCTGATCCGCGGGCTCAAAACATTCCCTTTGCGCATGGAGCGGCTAAACAGCAACGCCCAGGTGGTGGCCGAGCACCTCGAAGCCAACGCCAAGATCAACCGGGTCTATTACCCCGGGCTTTCCAGCCATCCCCATCATGACGTGGCAAAACGCCAGATGAAAGGATTTGGCGCAGTGGTTACTTTTGAGGTCAAAGACGATGCCGAATACGTGCTCAATTTCTTAAGCCGGCTAAAAATCTTAAGCATCGGCCCGAGCCTGGGTGGGGTGGAATCGCTGATCACGCACCCGGCCACTATCAGCTATTATATGCACACCCCGGAAGAACGCATGGAACTGGGCATCAAGGACGGGCTGATCCGCCTGGCCGTTGGCATAGAAGACCCTGAGGATATTGTCGAGGATATTGACCAGGCACTGGCAGGGGCGGAATAA
- a CDS encoding lipid-binding SYLF domain-containing protein, with the protein MKQVLTGYAGWIMAAVTVCVLIAGSTAVAGNSREVKILQNSIEVLEDLRAIPENRIPPALLNEAEAIAVIPSVYKLGFIIGGRYGSGVVAVRDDAGNWKNPFFIKLYGGSIGWQIGAQSTDLVLVFKSRKAVDQIKNGRFTVGADASVAAGPVGRQAGAATDVTLKSEIYSYSRSRGAFAGLSLEGAALQVDHTATWNLYEETVDRIDALREVPEPARLYKDVLEKHVTG; encoded by the coding sequence ATGAAACAGGTATTGACGGGATATGCAGGCTGGATCATGGCGGCTGTGACCGTGTGTGTGCTGATCGCCGGAAGCACGGCTGTGGCGGGCAACAGCCGGGAGGTGAAAATTCTTCAAAACAGCATTGAGGTTCTTGAAGATCTCCGTGCCATTCCGGAAAATAGGATTCCGCCGGCTCTTCTTAACGAGGCCGAGGCCATTGCCGTAATTCCAAGCGTCTACAAGCTTGGTTTTATCATCGGCGGCCGCTACGGCAGCGGAGTGGTTGCGGTGCGCGATGATGCGGGCAACTGGAAAAATCCCTTTTTCATCAAACTTTACGGAGGCAGCATTGGTTGGCAGATCGGGGCCCAGTCCACGGATTTGGTTCTGGTGTTTAAAAGCCGCAAGGCCGTTGATCAGATCAAAAACGGGCGATTTACCGTGGGAGCGGACGCTTCCGTGGCGGCCGGGCCCGTGGGCCGGCAGGCGGGTGCGGCAACGGATGTGACCTTGAAATCCGAGATTTATTCCTACAGCCGGAGCCGGGGGGCATTTGCAGGCCTGTCCCTGGAAGGGGCCGCACTCCAGGTCGACCACACGGCCACCTGGAATCTGTATGAGGAAACCGTGGACCGCATTGATGCGCTCCGGGAAGTCCCG
- a CDS encoding XdhC family aldehyde oxidoreductase maturation factor has translation MRKLLDFITAELSAGRPVTSAVITASSGSTPRTTGSRMAVTADGRTCGTVGGGPGEAMARREALDAGKTKHSKLLRLDFTGKDAAEAGMICGGQIDVLIEYIAPTMENTRIFKDLLNNWDNGAGLVLCTVFREYGGQVQILSRSLAPDRLPSELPAALQSKAQNRAGKSSLPFSERQNGYTVLIEPMRSRGRVIIAGAGHVGQATAILAAFTGFQTLILDDRAEFLAPENFPPACRIQQVNDFADCFKNLTVGTDSLIVIVTRGHIHDQTVLAQALETEAGYIGMIGSRKKRDAIYQNLRDQGVSQAALKRVHCPIGLSINADTPQEIGVSILAELIQKRAKNA, from the coding sequence ATGCGAAAACTGCTTGATTTCATCACTGCTGAACTTTCCGCGGGCCGCCCGGTAACCAGTGCGGTCATCACAGCCAGCAGCGGCTCTACACCGCGGACAACCGGCAGCCGAATGGCCGTGACTGCAGACGGCCGGACCTGCGGCACCGTCGGCGGCGGACCCGGCGAGGCCATGGCCCGGCGCGAGGCCCTGGACGCCGGCAAGACCAAACACAGCAAGTTATTAAGACTTGATTTCACCGGCAAAGATGCGGCTGAAGCGGGCATGATCTGCGGGGGGCAGATTGATGTCCTGATCGAATACATTGCGCCGACTATGGAAAATACCCGGATTTTCAAGGATTTGCTCAACAACTGGGACAACGGTGCAGGCCTTGTGCTGTGCACTGTGTTTCGGGAATATGGCGGGCAGGTGCAGATACTGTCACGGAGCCTGGCACCGGACCGGCTGCCCTCTGAACTGCCGGCAGCCCTGCAAAGCAAGGCGCAGAACCGGGCCGGCAAATCCAGTCTTCCGTTTTCCGAAAGGCAAAACGGATACACCGTGCTCATTGAACCCATGCGCTCCCGGGGCCGGGTCATCATTGCCGGTGCCGGACATGTCGGGCAGGCAACAGCCATCCTGGCGGCATTTACGGGGTTTCAAACCCTTATTTTAGACGATCGGGCCGAGTTTCTGGCACCGGAAAACTTTCCCCCTGCCTGCCGGATCCAGCAGGTAAATGATTTTGCCGACTGTTTCAAAAACCTGACTGTCGGGACCGACAGCTTGATCGTCATTGTCACCCGCGGCCATATCCATGACCAGACAGTGCTGGCCCAGGCGCTTGAAACCGAGGCCGGCTATATCGGCATGATCGGCAGCCGGAAAAAGCGGGACGCCATATATCAGAATTTGCGCGATCAGGGCGTTTCCCAGGCGGCCCTCAAACGGGTTCACTGCCCGATCGGTCTTTCCATCAACGCGGATACGCCGCAGGAAATCGGCGTCAGCATCCTGGCGGAACTGATTCAGAAAAGGGCCAAAAATGCTTGA
- a CDS encoding TrkA C-terminal domain-containing protein — MIAIVSLLVIVFFSILITRVATIALTHTGLSRQAARFQARSAFTGAGFTTKESEMVVGHPIRRKIVLLLMLLGNAGIVTAMSSLILSFVQQNGGGAGLALKIVLLITGLVALWALAASPWVDRRLSKIIDKSLKRFTTLDVRDYASLLHLAGDYRLAELLVNPEDWLAGKTMIEARLKDEGVIVLGIERNDGTFTGIPEGQTKIRAGDVLVLYGRTGSLQDLDERRKGIQGDIRHHQATIDQEEAEKKEDPENTGNKNNSA; from the coding sequence ATGATTGCCATTGTTTCTTTGCTGGTCATTGTTTTTTTTTCCATCCTTATTACCCGGGTTGCCACCATCGCGCTAACCCATACCGGGCTCAGCCGGCAGGCAGCCCGGTTCCAGGCACGATCGGCTTTTACCGGTGCCGGATTCACAACCAAAGAATCGGAAATGGTGGTCGGCCATCCCATCCGGCGCAAGATCGTACTGCTGTTGATGCTGTTGGGAAACGCCGGCATTGTCACGGCCATGTCGTCTCTGATTCTGTCCTTTGTGCAGCAGAATGGCGGCGGGGCCGGCCTGGCGTTAAAAATTGTCCTGCTGATCACCGGTTTGGTGGCGCTCTGGGCCCTGGCCGCCAGCCCCTGGGTGGACCGGCGACTGTCGAAAATCATCGACAAATCCCTGAAACGCTTCACGACGCTGGATGTCCGCGATTATGCCAGCCTCCTGCATCTGGCCGGCGACTACCGGCTGGCTGAACTGCTGGTCAACCCGGAAGACTGGCTGGCCGGCAAAACCATGATTGAAGCCCGCCTCAAAGATGAAGGCGTGATCGTGCTGGGCATTGAACGAAACGACGGCACCTTTACCGGGATACCCGAGGGCCAGACGAAAATCCGGGCTGGCGATGTTCTCGTGCTCTATGGCCGGACCGGCTCCCTTCAGGATCTGGATGAACGCCGCAAAGGAATCCAGGGCGATATCCGGCACCACCAGGCCACTATCGATCAGGAAGAAGCAGAGAAAAAGGAAGATCCGGAAAATACCGGCAACAAAAACAACAGTGCTTGA
- a CDS encoding J domain-containing protein: protein MARSYYAILGIPADASHEEVKTAYRRLAKQYHPDHAGGDSRKFRDVQEAYSVLADSAKRREYERHRETGEVRVRTASSQRSGPARFDAEPLIPERGSQHARNPGKVRMYGTFQPAGDDLFEWILRNFF from the coding sequence ATGGCAAGGAGTTATTACGCCATTCTCGGCATCCCTGCCGATGCCAGCCATGAAGAGGTCAAGACCGCCTACCGCCGCCTGGCCAAACAGTATCACCCCGATCACGCCGGCGGCGACAGCCGCAAATTCAGAGATGTTCAGGAAGCCTATTCGGTGCTGGCCGATTCAGCAAAGCGCAGGGAGTATGAGCGGCACCGGGAGACCGGAGAGGTCCGGGTGCGCACGGCTTCATCCCAAAGATCCGGCCCTGCACGCTTTGATGCCGAACCGCTGATACCGGAGCGCGGGTCACAGCATGCCCGCAACCCGGGAAAAGTAAGGATGTACGGCACGTTTCAACCCGCCGGGGATGATTTGTTTGAATGGATTTTGCGAAATTTTTTTTAA
- a CDS encoding LemA family protein, producing the protein MSTIILLILLGVIVALIIYLVVIFNGLVRLKHNIDRAWSNIDVLLKQRYDELPKLVRVCEGYMQHERAVLENVTRARAQLDNAGSGTEVIEANNAISQALRSLFAVVENYPDLKADQAFRQLQSRVSQLEDQIADRRELYNDSVNLFNIRIEQFPDVFVANMMKLVPRQLWQIEPEHRRDVEISFNMA; encoded by the coding sequence ATGAGCACTATTATCCTGTTGATTCTTCTAGGGGTGATTGTCGCACTGATCATTTACCTGGTTGTCATCTTCAACGGCCTTGTGCGGCTGAAGCATAACATTGACCGGGCATGGAGCAACATTGACGTTTTGCTTAAACAGCGCTACGATGAACTGCCCAAGCTCGTCCGGGTATGCGAGGGTTATATGCAGCACGAGCGGGCGGTGCTGGAAAACGTCACCCGGGCGCGGGCGCAGTTGGACAATGCCGGCAGCGGCACGGAGGTGATCGAGGCCAACAATGCCATTTCCCAGGCCCTGCGCTCGCTTTTTGCCGTTGTGGAAAACTATCCGGATCTCAAGGCGGATCAGGCTTTCCGGCAGCTCCAGAGCCGGGTTTCCCAGCTCGAGGACCAGATAGCCGACCGCAGGGAGCTTTACAACGACAGCGTGAATCTGTTTAATATCCGGATCGAGCAGTTTCCGGACGTGTTTGTGGCCAACATGATGAAGCTTGTACCCAGGCAGCTCTGGCAGATTGAGCCCGAACACCGGCGGGATGTGGAAATCAGTTTTAACATGGCATAA
- a CDS encoding STAS domain-containing protein: MRLKSETINDLLVVKVLDSAVDAGNALELKADLLPLVEKHRKVAIDMGKVKFMDSSGVGAMLSCLRAIHQNSGELRLFSVKPNLYQLFKLVRLDTLVGIHENRKTALEAFDRNSDANA; encoded by the coding sequence ATGCGGCTTAAAAGTGAAACCATCAATGATCTGCTGGTTGTCAAAGTGCTGGACAGCGCAGTTGACGCCGGCAATGCCCTTGAACTCAAGGCAGACCTGCTGCCCCTGGTGGAAAAACACCGGAAAGTGGCCATAGACATGGGCAAGGTAAAATTCATGGACAGCTCCGGGGTGGGGGCAATGCTTTCCTGCCTTCGGGCCATTCATCAAAACAGCGGCGAACTGAGGCTTTTCTCGGTGAAGCCCAACCTGTATCAATTGTTTAAACTGGTTCGCCTCGACACACTGGTTGGAATCCACGAAAACCGCAAAACCGCCCTCGAAGCCTTTGACCGCAACTCCGATGCCAACGCCTGA